A genomic segment from Bufo bufo chromosome 8, aBufBuf1.1, whole genome shotgun sequence encodes:
- the LOC120978121 gene encoding glycine-rich cell wall structural protein 1-like, which translates to MAGDGLGDAGVYGAADGLGDADVYGAADGLGDADVYGAADGLGDADVYGAADGLGDADVYGAADGLGDAGVYGAGDGLGDAGVYGAGDGLGDAGVYGAGDGLGDAGVYGAGDGLGDAGVYGAGDGLGDAGAYGAGDGLGDAGVYGAGDGLGDAGVYGAGDGLGDAGVYGAGDGLGDAGVYGAGDGLGDAGVYGEGDGLGDAGVYGAGDGLGDAGVYGAGDGLGDAGVYGAGDGLGDAGVYGAGDGLGDAGVYGAGDGLGDAGVYGAGDGLGDAGVYGAGDGLGDAGVYGAGDGLGDAGVYGAGDGLGDAGVYGAGDGLGDAGVYGAGGTLCIPCLFCLFSYSVVLLKSSK; encoded by the coding sequence ATGGCAGGCGATGGTTTAGGTGACGCCGGCGTGTACGGGGCAGCGGATGGTTTAGGTGACGCCGACGTGTACGGGGCAGCGGATGGTTTAGGTGACGCCGACGTGTACGGGGCAGCGGATGGTTTAGGTGACGCCGACGTGTACGGGGCAGCGGATGGTTTAGGTGACGCCGACGTGTACGGGGCAGCGGATGGTTTAGGTGACGCCGGCGTGTACGGGGCAGGGGATGGTTTAGGTGACGCCGGCGTGTACGGGGCAGGGGATGGTTTAGGTGACGCCGGCGTGTACGGGGCAGGGGATGGTTTAGGTGACGCCGGCGTGTACGGGGCAGGGGATGGTTTAGGTGACGCCGGCGTGTACGGGGCAGGGGATGGTTTAGGTGACGCCGGCGCGTACGGGGCAGGCGATGGTTTAGGTGACGCCGGCGTGTACGGGGCAGGCGATGGTTTAGGTGACGCCGGCGTGTACGGGGCAGGCGATGGTTTAGGTGACGCCGGCGTGTACGGGGCAGGCGATGGTTTAGGTGACGCCGGCGTGTACGGGGCAGGCGATGGTTTAGGTGACGCCGGCGTGTACGGGGAAGGCGATGGCTTAGGTGACGCCGGCGTGTACGGGGCAGGCGATGGCTTAGGTGACGCCGGCGTGTACGGGGCAGGCGATGGCTTAGGTGACGCCGGCGTGTACGGGGCAGGCGATGGTTTAGGTGACGCCGGCGTGTACGGGGCAGGCGATGGTTTAGGTGACGCCGGCGTGTACGGGGCAGGCGATGGTTTAGGTGACGCCGGCGTGTACGGGGCAGGCGATGGTTTAGGTGACGCCGGCGTGTACGGGGCAGGCGATGGCTTAGGTGACGCCGGCGTGTACGGGGCAGGCGATGGCTTAGGTGACGCCGGCGTGTACGGGGCAGGCGATGGTTTAGGTGACGCCGGCGTGTACGGGGCAGGCGATGGTTTAGGTGACGCCGGCGTGTACGGGGCAGGTGGTACATTGTGTATTCCTTGCTTGTTTTGTCTCTTCTCATATTCTGTGgtgctcctgaaatccagcaaatGA